One Mycolicibacterium rufum genomic window, CGGGCGCGAAGACGTCGGCCCGGCGCTCGGCGGTGCGGTGCAGCACCGCTGCCCAGAACCCGTCGGCGTCGCCGAACTGGTACTGCACCGCCCCCCACGTCGCGCCGATGTCCTTGGCGATGCGGTTGGCCGACACCGACCCCGGGTCACCGGAGGCCAGCGACCGCAGGGCCGCCTCGAGCATGTTCTCGCGGGTGGCCTGACCGCGCCGGTTGGGTCGCCGCGCGGGGGCCGCTCCCTCGATCATGCTTTGAGGGTACCGAAACTTTCATTGAGTGTTCTATGATCCAGCGCATGGCCCCACCACCCCTGTCGATGAAACCGACCGGCTGGTTCCAGGTCGCGTGGTCCGACGAGATCGGCGTGGGTGCGGTGCACACGATGACGTACTTCGGCCGGGAGATGGTGGCCTGGCGGGCGGAGTCGGGGCGGCTCACCGTGATGGACGCCTACTGCGAACATCTGGGCGCGCACCTGGGTTTCGGCGGCACGGTGCACGGCGAGGTGCTGCAGTGTCCGTTCCACGGATGGCAGTGGAACCAGCAGGGCCGCAACGTGTGCATCCCCTATGAGGACCGGCCGAACCGGGGCCGGCGGATCACCACGTTTCCGGTGGTCGAGCGCAACGAGTCGGTGTACATCTGGCACGACGTCGAGGGCCGCGAACCGTTCTTCGACGCTCCGGACGTCTTCGCCGGGTTCGGTGACGGCAGCAGCGCCGCCGACTATTACCCGCAGCAGCGTCTGTTCGAGCCGGGCCTGCAGATGCATCCGCAGTACGTGCTCGAGAACGGGGTGGACGTCGAGCATTTCCGCTACGTCCACGACACCCCGATCAGCCCGGTGTTCACCCGGCACGACTTCGACGCTCCGGTGGCGTTCGTCGATTTCACGATCACGTTCTCCGGTGACGACGGCCAACGCATCGAGGACGTCACCAGCGGCGTCGAGGCCATCAACGGCGGGCTCGGCATCGCGGTGACCAAGAGTTGGGGGATGATCGACAACCGCACGATCTCGGCGATCACCCCGGTCGACGACGCCACCTCCGATGTGCGGTTCATGGTCTACATCGGTCGCACGCACGGCAAGGCCGCCGATCGTGATCCAGAACGGGCCCGGGTGCGCGCCGACGAGTTCGGCGCCGAGGTGATCCGGCAGTTCCGCCAGGACATCCACATCTGGTCACACCAGCGCTATTCCGACCCGCCGGCGCTGGCCGGCTCCGAGCTGGCCGGCTTCACCGCAATCCGCCAGTGGGCCAAGCAGTTCTATCCCGACGGCAAGGGCGGCAGCGCCGCCGAGCTGCAGCAGAAAGGCATGGCATGACGATCACGGTGTTCCAGGTGGCGACCGGCAACGTCGGTTCGGAGATGATCAAGCGGATCGCGACCCGGCCCGATCTGAGGTTGGTCGGGGTGCACTGCTATTCGCCCGAGAAGGTCGGCCGCGACACCGGCGAACTGGTGGGATTGCCGCCCAACGGGGTGGTCGCCACCGGCACCGTCGAGGAGATCATCGCCGCGCGGCCCGACGTGCTGACGTTCCACGGCGTGTTTCCCGACGAGGACCTCTATGTGCAGGTGCTGGAGGCCGGGATCGACATCGTCACCACGGCCGACTGGATCACCGGCTGGCATCGCGATCGCAACCACCCGCACCCCTCGGGTAAGCCGGTCACCCAGCTGCTCCAAGAGGCCTGCGAGAAGGGCGGTTCCACGTTCTACGGCACCGGCATGAATCCGGGTGTCAACCAGATTCTCGGGGTGGTGTGCTCGGCA contains:
- a CDS encoding Rieske 2Fe-2S domain-containing protein, with the translated sequence MAPPPLSMKPTGWFQVAWSDEIGVGAVHTMTYFGREMVAWRAESGRLTVMDAYCEHLGAHLGFGGTVHGEVLQCPFHGWQWNQQGRNVCIPYEDRPNRGRRITTFPVVERNESVYIWHDVEGREPFFDAPDVFAGFGDGSSAADYYPQQRLFEPGLQMHPQYVLENGVDVEHFRYVHDTPISPVFTRHDFDAPVAFVDFTITFSGDDGQRIEDVTSGVEAINGGLGIAVTKSWGMIDNRTISAITPVDDATSDVRFMVYIGRTHGKAADRDPERARVRADEFGAEVIRQFRQDIHIWSHQRYSDPPALAGSELAGFTAIRQWAKQFYPDGKGGSAAELQQKGMA